In Planctomycetia bacterium, one DNA window encodes the following:
- a CDS encoding agmatine deiminase family protein: MFFDPFPTTVDATQHIDMWMQVCGDQKVMISDWPNNPGSTQDVICDNAAVTMAGMGYTVYRVPAFSVSGVHYTYTNVVICNNLILLPSYTNATVQPSNATALAAWQAAMPGYSVAQINCQAMVTAAGVMHCIAMHVPQHRGGANPTVYLKTPRTAQTLPAPGNSVTINWITDDDNAVSNVDILLSTTGGNSFDTVIASAIADTGSYNWIVPNLCTSAARIRVVARDANGNTGHDSSIGNLVITGSTAPIGDMNCDCARDLGDVSPFVLALLDPTTYASTYPGCPINNADLNGDGQRDGRDIARLVDGLLP; this comes from the coding sequence ATGTTCTTCGATCCTTTTCCGACCACGGTCGACGCCACGCAGCACATCGACATGTGGATGCAGGTCTGCGGCGATCAGAAGGTGATGATCAGCGACTGGCCCAACAACCCCGGCTCGACGCAGGATGTCATCTGTGACAACGCCGCGGTGACGATGGCCGGCATGGGCTACACGGTGTACCGCGTCCCCGCGTTCAGCGTGAGCGGCGTGCATTACACTTATACTAACGTCGTGATTTGCAACAATTTGATCCTGCTTCCGTCGTATACCAACGCAACGGTGCAACCGTCAAACGCCACCGCCCTCGCCGCATGGCAGGCGGCCATGCCGGGATACAGCGTTGCGCAGATCAACTGCCAGGCCATGGTCACCGCCGCCGGCGTCATGCACTGCATCGCCATGCACGTTCCGCAGCATCGCGGCGGAGCGAATCCGACGGTGTACCTCAAGACGCCGCGCACGGCCCAGACCCTGCCCGCGCCCGGCAACAGCGTCACCATCAACTGGATCACCGATGACGACAACGCCGTGTCGAACGTGGATATTCTGCTCTCGACGACGGGCGGCAATTCCTTCGACACCGTCATTGCCTCCGCCATCGCCGACACCGGCTCGTACAATTGGATCGTACCGAACCTCTGCACCAGCGCGGCGCGCATTCGAGTCGTCGCGCGCGACGCCAACGGCAACACCGGCCACGACAGCAGCATCGGAAATCTCGTGATCACCGGATCGACCGCGCCGATCGGCGATATGAATTGCGATTGCGCACGCGACCTCGGCGACGTGTCGCCGTTTGTCCTGGCGCTGCTCGATCCGACGACCTACGCCTCGACCTATCCCGGATGCCCGATCAACAACGCCGATCTCAACGGCGACGGCCAACGCGACGGGCGCGACATCGCGCGTCTTGTCGACGGCTTGTTGCCCTGA
- a CDS encoding agmatine deiminase family protein — protein sequence MRLVLCGILCLSAFLLASSSAIAQVDEPVIVDGELVFPPDAVIPRYLTETERRWLAENPGGPAVPRVATAAPTGALHCVAEYEPMDGILLNWRSYTSIIAEMARLITTTGNANAYIVVANATAQSSATTTLSGNGTNMSRVKFLIATTDTVWIRDYGPRYVYQGDCRVIVDHRYNRPRPNDDVIPTAFSNYKKHGYYELQTLYSPNELIHGGGNFHLSANTQSFATRLTVNENPLLTEPQITNIWNTY from the coding sequence ATGCGCCTGGTTTTGTGCGGCATCCTTTGCCTGTCTGCATTCCTGCTTGCCTCTTCCTCCGCGATCGCACAAGTGGATGAACCGGTCATCGTCGACGGGGAACTGGTCTTTCCGCCGGATGCCGTGATCCCGCGATACCTGACCGAGACCGAGCGGCGCTGGCTTGCCGAGAACCCCGGCGGCCCGGCCGTCCCGCGCGTGGCGACGGCGGCGCCGACCGGCGCGTTGCATTGCGTCGCCGAATACGAGCCAATGGACGGCATCCTGCTGAATTGGCGGTCCTACACGAGCATCATCGCCGAGATGGCCCGGCTGATCACGACGACCGGCAATGCAAACGCTTACATCGTCGTGGCCAATGCCACGGCGCAATCATCGGCCACAACCACGCTGTCCGGCAATGGCACCAACATGAGCCGCGTGAAGTTTCTCATCGCGACGACGGACACGGTTTGGATTCGCGATTACGGTCCGCGCTATGTGTACCAAGGTGATTGTCGCGTGATTGTCGATCACCGGTACAACCGGCCGCGACCCAATGACGACGTGATTCCGACCGCCTTCTCGAATTACAAGAAGCATGGCTATTATGAATTGCAGACGCTGTACTCGCCGAACGAGTTGATCCACGGGGGCGGGAATTTCCATTTGAGCGCGAATACGCAGTCGTTCGCCACGCGCCTGACCGTCAACGAGAATCCTTTATTGACCGAGCCGCAGATCACGAACATCTGGAACACGTACTAG
- a CDS encoding antibiotic biosynthesis monooxygenase, which produces MVTIGMNYKVIPGKEGVFETAFRNVIKAMSGIAGHTATRMCRDIDDPQSYVILSDWSDRAAFEGFIGSDAFRAVANWGKEQILAGRPSHTYYEH; this is translated from the coding sequence ATGGTCACCATCGGCATGAATTACAAAGTCATCCCCGGCAAGGAAGGTGTTTTTGAAACGGCTTTTCGCAACGTGATCAAGGCCATGTCGGGCATCGCCGGTCACACGGCCACGCGCATGTGCCGCGATATCGACGATCCGCAATCGTACGTGATCCTCTCCGACTGGAGCGACCGCGCGGCATTCGAGGGTTTCATCGGGTCCGACGCGTTCCGCGCCGTCGCCAACTGGGGCAAGGAGCAGATTCTCGCCGGCCGGCCGTCGCACACGTATTACGAGCATTGA
- the thrC gene encoding threonine synthase produces the protein MSAAFLRCIRPACAAAYDLGDERYECGRCGGLLDVAYDWTRLKPPASLSFFESRWSRRVASLDFSGVWRFRELLPFANADDLVTLGEGQTLLQAANPATMDLPLQPGRLYLQYEGMNPSGSFKDNGMAAAFTMARRLGRPLVGCASTGNTSASLAMYAANTRLRDGRAMKSVVFIGAGKIAFGKLSQALDHGAITLQIDGDFDACMARVREAAGRLGLYLMNSVNPFRLEGQKSIMYRVLEGLGWEVPDWIVVPGGNLGNSSAFGKAFIELRELGLIPRMPRLAIVNARGANTLCELVNARGLRWNGGQWDAAGAQTYYAEQAAAGRRARTVATAIEIAHPVNLSKALRSLDAMNGVVCEVSDEEILDEKARIGRHGLGCEPASAASVAGLRQLLARGVVEQDARVVCILTGHALKDPDATVTYHAGGASGPARGRHSNQPIRVANDLDAICRAIESAP, from the coding sequence ATGAGCGCCGCATTCCTTCGCTGCATTCGACCAGCCTGCGCCGCGGCGTACGATCTGGGCGACGAACGCTACGAATGCGGTCGTTGCGGCGGGCTGCTGGATGTCGCGTACGACTGGACTCGTTTGAAGCCGCCGGCGTCATTATCGTTCTTTGAGTCACGCTGGAGCCGCCGGGTCGCGTCGCTCGACTTTTCGGGCGTGTGGCGGTTTCGCGAATTGCTGCCGTTCGCCAACGCGGATGACCTCGTCACGCTTGGCGAGGGCCAGACGCTGTTGCAAGCGGCGAACCCCGCCACGATGGACCTGCCGCTTCAGCCGGGCCGGCTGTACCTGCAATACGAGGGCATGAACCCGTCGGGCAGTTTCAAGGACAACGGCATGGCCGCGGCCTTCACGATGGCCCGGCGATTGGGGCGACCGCTGGTCGGGTGCGCGTCGACGGGCAACACCAGCGCGAGTTTGGCGATGTACGCGGCAAACACGCGGCTGCGCGACGGCCGCGCGATGAAGTCGGTTGTCTTTATCGGCGCAGGCAAGATCGCATTCGGGAAACTCTCCCAGGCGCTGGATCACGGCGCGATCACGCTTCAGATCGACGGCGATTTCGACGCCTGCATGGCGCGCGTGCGCGAGGCGGCCGGGCGGCTGGGTCTCTACCTGATGAACTCGGTGAACCCGTTCCGGCTCGAAGGACAGAAGTCGATCATGTACCGCGTGCTGGAGGGGCTGGGGTGGGAAGTCCCCGACTGGATCGTCGTGCCGGGCGGCAACCTCGGCAACAGCAGTGCGTTCGGAAAAGCATTCATCGAACTGCGCGAGCTGGGGCTGATCCCGCGCATGCCGCGGCTGGCGATCGTCAACGCGCGCGGCGCGAACACGCTGTGCGAGCTCGTAAACGCGCGCGGGTTGCGCTGGAATGGCGGACAATGGGACGCAGCCGGGGCGCAAACGTACTACGCCGAGCAGGCCGCGGCCGGTCGACGCGCGCGGACGGTCGCGACGGCGATTGAGATCGCGCACCCGGTGAACCTCTCGAAAGCGCTTCGATCGCTGGATGCGATGAACGGCGTCGTGTGCGAGGTGAGCGACGAGGAGATCCTCGACGAGAAGGCGCGGATCGGCCGGCACGGCCTGGGCTGCGAGCCGGCCAGCGCCGCCAGCGTGGCCGGGCTGCGCCAGTTGCTTGCGAGGGGCGTTGTCGAGCAGGATGCGCGCGTCGTGTGCATCCTGACCGGTCACGCGCTGAAGGACCCCGACGCGACGGTGACCTACCACGCCGGCGGCGCGAGTGGCCCCGCGCGCGGGCGACATTCGAATCAACCGATCCGCGTCGCGAACGATCTCGACGCGATCTGCCGCGCGATCGAATCCGCTCCGTGA
- a CDS encoding prepilin-type N-terminal cleavage/methylation domain-containing protein — protein MRRRALRLNRSIAPRCERPGPAGRRRRRSRTTGTAFTLLELLVAIAIIATLLALLLPALGSARSEGTKVKCLANMRELGIAFSTYSTDDPQGFTSPVHPRAEISWWYDGEFEYGGATGMLVYASPDFIAENRLLNKYLFQDGRNTKWNLYQCLGDSGIPEAPVNFDDWFLGAQVRNRPTHVTTGSSYRLNNHINFTNNTPNYKKHFYGPYMRPATQVPDAATTVILEEAITEVAKWNAPTYRTMGWHRKANLFNVLFVDGHAGAIHLAGQQDLSDQYGGYWVLRGENWRMDCYPRPPVCDLPRDDAQCAISIGGGTGD, from the coding sequence ATGAGACGCAGAGCACTCCGTTTGAACCGATCCATCGCCCCGCGTTGTGAGCGGCCTGGGCCTGCCGGCAGGCGACGTCGCCGGAGTCGCACCACGGGCACCGCCTTCACGCTGCTGGAACTGCTCGTTGCCATCGCCATCATCGCGACGCTGCTGGCGCTGCTGCTGCCGGCGCTCGGTTCGGCGCGGTCCGAGGGGACGAAGGTGAAGTGCCTGGCGAACATGCGCGAGCTGGGAATCGCATTCTCGACCTACAGCACGGACGATCCGCAGGGGTTTACCAGCCCGGTGCACCCTCGCGCCGAAATCAGCTGGTGGTACGACGGCGAGTTTGAATACGGCGGCGCGACCGGCATGCTGGTGTACGCCAGTCCGGATTTTATCGCCGAAAACCGTCTGCTGAACAAATACCTGTTTCAGGATGGCCGTAATACGAAATGGAATCTCTATCAATGTCTCGGCGATTCCGGCATCCCCGAAGCGCCGGTCAATTTTGACGATTGGTTTCTCGGCGCGCAGGTTCGAAACCGTCCGACGCACGTTACGACCGGCAGCAGCTACCGCCTGAACAATCACATCAACTTTACGAACAATACGCCGAACTACAAAAAACATTTCTACGGCCCCTACATGCGACCCGCGACCCAGGTGCCGGACGCCGCAACGACGGTCATTCTGGAAGAGGCGATCACCGAAGTTGCAAAGTGGAATGCGCCGACCTACCGCACGATGGGCTGGCATCGGAAGGCGAACCTATTCAACGTGCTCTTCGTCGATGGTCACGCTGGCGCGATCCATCTGGCCGGGCAGCAGGACCTCTCCGATCAATACGGAGGCTACTGGGTGTTGCGCGGAGAGAATTGGCGGATGGATTGTTATCCGCGGCCGCCGGTTTGTGATCTTCCCCGTGATGACGCGCAGTGCGCGATCAGCATCGGCGGCGGTACCGGTGATTGA
- the dapB gene encoding 4-hydroxy-tetrahydrodipicolinate reductase, translating into MIEMPIKLAIAGAAGRMGRRLIALASADAELTIAAALEGPRCPELGRDAGELVGLGAIGVQVTTQEPNDAAAKADATFDALIDFSTAAATGAWIDWCMKAKRPIVIGTTGHDAAAQARIRAAAQSIAVLKSANMSVGVNVLLRLAREVGAMLDDSYDVEVVESHHRFKVDAPSGTALALIEAIQRGRTDAGRAAGEVNASRAANPSEPGQSWTGSAPPDPAKPAVPRTGRAPGEIGVHSLRIGDTVGEHSVQFGNLGETITLAHSAHSRDTFAAGALRAAKWLVGRAPGLYDMQDVLFGERR; encoded by the coding sequence ATGATCGAGATGCCAATCAAACTCGCAATCGCCGGCGCGGCGGGGCGCATGGGGCGGCGACTCATCGCGCTGGCGTCGGCCGATGCGGAGTTGACCATCGCCGCGGCGTTGGAGGGGCCGCGTTGCCCGGAACTTGGACGCGACGCGGGCGAGTTGGTGGGCCTTGGCGCGATCGGTGTTCAAGTAACGACGCAAGAACCAAACGACGCGGCGGCGAAGGCAGACGCAACGTTCGACGCCCTGATCGACTTCTCCACGGCGGCGGCCACCGGCGCCTGGATCGACTGGTGCATGAAAGCCAAACGGCCGATCGTGATCGGCACAACGGGTCACGACGCGGCGGCGCAGGCGCGCATTCGCGCGGCGGCGCAGTCCATCGCGGTGCTGAAATCGGCGAACATGAGCGTGGGCGTGAACGTGCTGCTGCGGTTGGCACGCGAGGTGGGCGCGATGCTGGATGATTCGTACGACGTGGAAGTGGTCGAATCGCACCATCGTTTCAAGGTCGACGCGCCCAGCGGAACGGCGCTGGCCCTGATCGAGGCCATTCAGCGCGGGCGAACCGACGCGGGCCGCGCAGCGGGAGAGGTGAACGCATCGCGCGCGGCGAATCCCTCCGAGCCGGGCCAGTCATGGACCGGAAGTGCGCCGCCAGACCCCGCCAAGCCGGCGGTCCCTCGGACCGGCCGCGCGCCCGGCGAGATCGGCGTGCACAGTTTGCGCATCGGCGACACGGTCGGCGAACACAGCGTGCAGTTCGGAAACCTCGGCGAGACGATCACGCTGGCGCACAGTGCGCATTCGCGCGATACGTTCGCGGCGGGGGCACTTCGTGCGGCGAAATGGCTCGTGGGCCGCGCGCCGGGATTGTACGACATGCAGGATGTGCTCTTTGGCGAGCGACGATAG
- a CDS encoding glycosyl hydrolase: MFAAIPLVFTLAFSASADAPAATTQAATTQPAEKAELTAETAAGLKFRCVGPALSSGRVGDFAVHPDNRSTYYVAVASGGVWKTTNSGTTWKPIFDGEGSYSIGCIALDPSNPNVVWVGTGENNSQRSVSFGDGVYRSRDGGQSWQNMGLKESEHIGRIVVHPKDSNTVWVAAQGPLWSAGGDRGVFKTTDGGATWKRVLFISHDTGANEVHIDPRDPNTLYATAYQRRRHVWTLIDGGPESAVYKSTDGGETWRKINKGLPDVDLGRIGLAVSPANPDIVYAIVEAAEDKSGVFRSTDRGETWEKRSDYIATSPMYYNEIVADPKNVDVVYSLDTFMHRTEDGGKTFRRVPNTDRHVDDHALWIDPNDTNYLLVGCDGGVYESFDRGETWHYKHNLPVTQFYRVAVDHSTPFYYIYGGTQDNNTMGAPSRTFDRAGITNEHWFVTVGGDGFVTRVDTEDPNIVYSLWQYGGLVRHDRKSGQTIDIRPREAPGQPPLRFNWDSPLIISSFDHKRLYFAANILFRSDDQGNAWKAISPDLTRQIDRNKLKVMGRIQPADAVAKHASTSFYGNIVSLCESPRDEKTLYVGTDDGLVQVTQDGGDTWQKIERFPGVPEMSYVSCLLASMHEAGTVYAAFDNHKNGDFKPYLLRSPDRGKNWVNVAGDLPERNIVYSVAEDHENPQMLFTGTEFGVFVTLDGGTKWVKLKGDLPTIAIRDIAVQRRENDLALASFGRGLFILDDYSPLRSCTPETLGKDAHLFPIKPALRYIPSSRLGGLKGRGWMGASYFAAPNPPFGAVFTYYLKEKITSRKERRKEAEKKALKDGKDVPLPTMDELRAEDQEKEPQVFMVIQDRDGKTLRRVPCKRDKGIHRANWDLRYPSARPVSLSGGPDLDPWDVQPAGPLALPGPYTATLVKEVDGTVTTLAGPQTFTVVALDNATFVDPNQPELIAFKRKFSRLQRAVQGASRAASEADTRLQHLRKAIADTPDADPTLLGDVRAMDLRLKGLVTKLRGDSTLGKRNEPTPTSISERVEDAVNSLWYATSPPTQTQRDAYRFAGEEFAPLLADLTKLIETDLPALEAKLEAAGAPWTPGRVPKWEMEE, from the coding sequence ATGTTCGCAGCGATTCCGCTCGTCTTCACGCTTGCATTCTCAGCCAGTGCAGACGCTCCCGCCGCGACGACTCAAGCCGCGACAACCCAGCCCGCCGAGAAGGCCGAGCTGACCGCCGAGACCGCCGCCGGTCTCAAGTTCCGCTGCGTCGGACCGGCCCTGTCGTCCGGTCGCGTCGGGGACTTCGCCGTGCATCCTGACAATCGCTCGACGTACTACGTGGCCGTTGCTTCCGGGGGCGTCTGGAAAACGACGAACAGCGGCACGACCTGGAAGCCGATCTTTGACGGCGAAGGTTCGTACTCCATCGGCTGCATCGCACTTGATCCGTCGAACCCCAACGTCGTCTGGGTCGGCACCGGCGAGAACAACAGTCAGCGCAGCGTCTCGTTCGGCGACGGCGTCTATCGCTCGCGCGACGGCGGCCAAAGCTGGCAGAACATGGGCCTGAAGGAGTCCGAGCACATCGGACGAATCGTCGTCCATCCGAAGGATTCCAACACCGTCTGGGTCGCGGCGCAGGGGCCGCTTTGGAGCGCCGGCGGCGATCGCGGCGTCTTCAAGACGACCGATGGCGGCGCGACTTGGAAACGCGTGCTCTTCATCAGCCACGACACCGGCGCGAACGAGGTTCACATTGACCCGCGCGATCCGAACACCCTCTACGCCACGGCCTATCAGCGCCGCCGCCACGTCTGGACGCTCATCGACGGCGGCCCGGAATCAGCCGTCTACAAGTCCACCGACGGCGGCGAGACCTGGCGCAAGATCAACAAGGGCCTGCCCGACGTCGATCTGGGCCGCATCGGCCTCGCTGTTTCTCCCGCCAATCCGGACATCGTTTACGCGATCGTCGAAGCAGCCGAGGACAAGAGCGGCGTCTTCCGCTCGACCGATCGCGGCGAGACGTGGGAAAAACGCAGCGATTACATCGCGACGTCCCCCATGTATTACAACGAGATCGTCGCCGACCCGAAAAACGTCGACGTGGTCTATTCGCTCGACACCTTCATGCATCGCACCGAGGACGGCGGCAAGACCTTCCGCCGCGTGCCCAACACCGACCGCCACGTCGACGATCACGCCCTGTGGATCGATCCGAACGACACGAACTACCTGCTGGTCGGCTGCGACGGCGGCGTCTATGAGAGCTTCGACCGCGGTGAGACGTGGCACTACAAGCACAACCTGCCCGTTACGCAGTTCTACCGCGTGGCCGTCGATCATTCGACGCCTTTCTATTACATCTACGGCGGCACGCAGGACAACAACACGATGGGTGCTCCCTCGCGGACGTTCGATCGCGCCGGCATCACCAACGAACACTGGTTTGTCACCGTCGGCGGCGACGGCTTCGTCACCCGCGTCGACACCGAAGACCCCAACATCGTTTACAGCCTCTGGCAATACGGCGGACTTGTGCGCCACGATCGCAAGAGCGGCCAGACCATCGACATCCGACCGCGCGAGGCCCCCGGCCAGCCGCCGCTGCGCTTCAACTGGGATTCGCCACTGATCATCAGCAGTTTCGATCACAAGCGGCTGTACTTCGCGGCGAACATCCTTTTTCGCTCCGACGATCAGGGCAACGCCTGGAAGGCGATCAGCCCGGACCTCACGCGACAGATCGACCGCAACAAGCTGAAAGTGATGGGCCGCATCCAGCCGGCGGACGCCGTCGCCAAGCACGCTTCCACGTCTTTCTACGGCAACATCGTCTCGCTCTGCGAATCCCCAAGGGATGAAAAGACGCTCTACGTCGGCACCGACGACGGGCTGGTGCAGGTCACGCAGGACGGCGGCGACACCTGGCAGAAGATCGAGCGTTTCCCCGGCGTGCCGGAGATGTCGTACGTGAGCTGCCTGCTGGCGTCGATGCACGAAGCCGGCACGGTCTACGCCGCGTTCGACAATCACAAGAACGGCGACTTCAAGCCGTACCTGCTGCGCAGCCCGGACCGCGGCAAGAACTGGGTCAACGTCGCGGGCGATTTGCCCGAGCGCAACATCGTTTACAGCGTCGCCGAGGATCACGAAAACCCGCAGATGCTCTTCACCGGGACGGAGTTCGGCGTCTTCGTGACACTCGACGGCGGCACGAAATGGGTCAAACTCAAAGGCGACCTGCCGACCATCGCCATCCGCGATATCGCCGTGCAGCGCCGCGAAAACGACCTCGCGCTCGCCAGCTTCGGACGCGGTCTCTTCATTCTCGACGACTACTCACCGCTGCGCAGTTGCACGCCTGAAACCCTCGGCAAGGACGCGCACCTGTTCCCGATCAAACCCGCGCTGCGATACATTCCGTCGAGCCGGCTCGGCGGCCTGAAGGGGCGCGGCTGGATGGGCGCGTCGTACTTCGCGGCCCCCAATCCGCCCTTCGGCGCGGTGTTCACCTATTACCTGAAGGAGAAAATCACCTCTCGCAAGGAAAGGCGCAAGGAAGCAGAAAAGAAGGCCCTGAAGGACGGCAAGGATGTCCCCCTGCCGACGATGGACGAGCTTCGCGCCGAGGATCAGGAAAAAGAGCCGCAGGTCTTCATGGTCATTCAGGACCGCGACGGCAAAACGCTCCGCCGCGTCCCCTGTAAGCGCGACAAGGGTATCCACCGCGCGAACTGGGACCTGCGTTATCCTTCGGCACGGCCGGTCAGCCTGTCGGGCGGGCCGGACCTCGACCCGTGGGACGTTCAACCCGCCGGCCCGCTCGCGCTGCCGGGGCCGTACACGGCAACGCTCGTGAAGGAAGTCGACGGCACCGTCACCACGCTGGCCGGGCCGCAGACGTTCACCGTCGTCGCGCTGGACAACGCGACATTCGTCGATCCAAACCAGCCGGAGCTGATCGCCTTCAAACGGAAGTTCTCCCGCCTGCAACGCGCCGTGCAGGGCGCCTCCCGCGCCGCCTCCGAAGCCGACACGCGCCTGCAACACCTTCGCAAAGCGATCGCCGATACGCCCGACGCCGACCCGACCCTGCTGGGCGACGTGCGGGCGATGGACCTGCGGCTGAAGGGACTCGTCACGAAACTCCGCGGCGATTCCACGCTGGGCAAGCGCAACGAGCCGACGCCCACGTCGATCAGTGAGCGCGTGGAAGACGCCGTGAACAGCCTCTGGTACGCCACCAGTCCGCCGACGCAGACGCAGCGCGACGCCTATCGCTTCGCCGGCGAGGAGTTCGCCCCGCTGCTAGCCGACCTCACGAAACTTATCGAGACCGACCTCCCCGCGCTGGAAGCCAAACTCGAAGCCGCCGGCGCCCCGTGGACGCCCGGCCGCGTGCCGAAATGGGAGATGGAAGAATGA